In a single window of the Blastopirellula marina genome:
- a CDS encoding EAL domain-containing protein: MHSPSVDHNFVNRDPSFDTQQLVVKGALGNVETNHSLQGWALEGCLPGHSTIAKTPLRSGLVSIGRDPQTDFPVGSPNVSKRHAQIELVNDQLRLTDLGSTNGTFVNGHRIQDTVALNELDLVQVADVELRLVKTRTAVVDRTAVETRPEHRWALSSMHKVIAGNCMATCFQPIVDAGSQHSIGFEALVRATVDGLESPMVLFDQAEKLGVEKRLSEVCRLRALETIDKANADGILFLNTHPNETLDADLLKSIQRLRENSPDRQIVIEIHEKAITHLNLLREFSAALRDLGIQLAFDDFGAGQSRLVELCQVSPDVLKFDRSLIQGLAQDDRNFKLVATLHESAKQLNIRTLAEGVEMPEEVAGCMEIGFDLFQGYAFGKPKPISEVVNQDV, translated from the coding sequence ATGCATTCGCCTTCGGTCGATCACAATTTCGTCAATCGAGACCCAAGTTTCGACACGCAGCAGCTTGTTGTCAAAGGTGCTTTGGGCAACGTGGAAACGAACCATTCGCTGCAAGGATGGGCGTTAGAGGGATGTCTCCCTGGGCATAGCACGATCGCGAAGACGCCTCTTCGGAGCGGACTGGTCTCCATAGGCCGCGATCCACAAACGGATTTTCCTGTAGGCTCACCGAATGTCTCGAAACGTCATGCACAAATCGAACTTGTGAATGATCAGCTTCGGCTCACGGATCTCGGTAGTACCAACGGGACCTTCGTGAATGGTCATCGGATTCAGGACACCGTTGCGCTCAATGAACTAGATCTCGTCCAGGTTGCAGATGTTGAACTGCGACTGGTGAAGACGAGAACTGCTGTCGTTGACCGAACGGCCGTGGAGACCCGTCCTGAGCATCGGTGGGCACTGTCGAGCATGCATAAAGTCATCGCCGGCAACTGTATGGCCACCTGTTTTCAACCGATCGTGGATGCTGGTTCGCAGCATTCGATCGGTTTCGAAGCACTCGTGCGTGCCACAGTTGATGGTCTCGAATCGCCCATGGTGTTGTTCGATCAGGCCGAGAAGCTGGGTGTGGAGAAGAGGTTAAGTGAAGTGTGTCGTTTGAGGGCGTTGGAAACGATCGACAAAGCGAACGCCGATGGGATCCTGTTCTTGAACACACATCCCAACGAAACGCTGGATGCAGACCTGCTCAAGTCAATTCAAAGGCTGCGCGAAAATTCTCCCGATCGCCAAATCGTCATCGAGATCCACGAAAAGGCGATCACACATTTGAACTTGCTACGCGAATTTTCAGCGGCACTCCGCGATTTGGGGATTCAACTCGCGTTCGACGACTTTGGGGCAGGGCAGTCCCGGTTGGTGGAACTATGCCAGGTCTCGCCTGACGTTCTGAAATTCGACCGCTCCCTGATTCAGGGACTGGCGCAAGATGATCGCAATTTCAAATTGGTGGCAACGTTGCACGAGTCGGCAAAGCAGTTGAATATCCGCACGCTTGCCGAAGGAGTCGAAATGCCCGAGGAAGTTGCGGGCTGCATGGAAATTGGATTCGACCTGTTCCAGGGCTATGCGTTTGGAAAGCCGAAGCCGATCTCGGAGGTTGTGAATCAGGATGTTTGA
- a CDS encoding protein kinase domain-containing protein — translation MAADPLDKTGVIPDNAIVPDPSWSTGLERLCASPTSGVASLDESPEELLPDLGPRYRLIRKLGQGGMGSVYLGLNADSNEQFAIKTLPVDTITDEETLRRFQKEIRLLSEVRHPNIANLVDVGQQGRTSFLVMELVEGADLKFVLEKNGCLPERLALQIIREVCLGVEAAHQNGIVHRDLKPANILLSALKMGDESSAQAVLSAINDGNLPSIKVTDFGLARHIDQGASLQLTQTAAILGTPYYMAPEQCTEQGRLSPSADVYSIGITLFELLTGKPPFIADDQIKLISMHCFDEAPELSKINPEISDRTSQIVLKTLQKTPDLRYVDATHLREEIDQILNGGVSPNAIHPILPPTKGSLFEAKWDWDLDGSSDDLWPLVSNTERVNASVGLPPVEYETRRDEQGQKHRFGSFKLGFTTLTWKEHPFEWVEGRRLNVLREFENGPFRWFISHVELKANPQGGSRLTHHVKIAPRGWLGWLLAYVEVNFKGRKPLDKVYRRINEMVMGRLQGGKAKDAYLPPHSISTNSRKRLDAVRTKLIAEQVDINCLETLLEYIIEAPAQELARIRPRRLAEQLDMEVNAFAATCLAACSAGLLELHWDILCPTCRVASVIKDTIKEMERHAHCDSCEHDFDVDLGKTVELVFSVHPEIREADLKTYCIGGPEHAPHVVAQVRMEAGETLEVDCHLSPGSYIIRSSQLPYTINIVADPSAGSNRTLVDLDHADRLRRPIRVFAGRQVFQLTNHHAESLIIRLERSASRRDAITAAEAQKLPRFRELFPGESISRDRLSNVSNCALMAVLVTNIVDMFETLGDLVTCERIEHVFDAIRSTLSSYDGEVIKEADDRIVARFNTVSGAMHAANDLNREFGVNASDQYAKIQIAVHRGVAMSTSFNGRVSYVGKSISYLGRLLDSATGSAWVVSEDIAQDENCMETLAESQLQLRKIRGGQGEAVYEVSTKQNIDSATSN, via the coding sequence ATGGCAGCCGATCCACTCGACAAAACGGGAGTCATCCCAGACAACGCAATCGTCCCCGATCCGTCCTGGTCGACTGGGCTGGAAAGACTTTGCGCCAGCCCAACGTCTGGTGTCGCTTCCCTCGATGAGTCACCTGAGGAATTGCTGCCTGACCTTGGGCCTCGCTATCGACTGATACGAAAACTGGGTCAGGGAGGGATGGGATCAGTTTATCTCGGGCTGAACGCAGATTCGAACGAACAGTTCGCGATCAAGACGCTGCCTGTCGATACAATCACAGACGAAGAGACGCTTCGGCGATTTCAAAAAGAGATTCGACTCCTTTCGGAAGTCCGTCATCCCAACATCGCTAATCTGGTCGACGTGGGCCAGCAAGGGCGAACCAGTTTTCTGGTGATGGAACTTGTCGAAGGTGCGGATTTAAAATTCGTTCTTGAGAAGAATGGTTGTTTGCCGGAAAGGCTTGCGCTACAAATTATTCGTGAAGTCTGCCTTGGTGTGGAAGCGGCGCATCAGAATGGAATTGTTCATCGCGATTTGAAGCCGGCTAACATTCTTCTCTCGGCTTTGAAGATGGGTGATGAGTCTTCTGCCCAAGCCGTCTTGTCTGCGATAAACGATGGGAACTTGCCATCGATCAAGGTAACTGATTTTGGGCTCGCTCGGCACATAGATCAGGGAGCCTCCCTTCAGTTAACGCAGACGGCGGCTATACTCGGTACGCCTTACTACATGGCACCGGAACAATGTACGGAGCAGGGGAGATTATCACCCAGTGCCGACGTCTATTCAATTGGGATCACCCTGTTCGAGTTACTGACGGGAAAACCACCGTTCATTGCCGACGATCAGATCAAGCTGATCTCGATGCATTGCTTTGACGAAGCACCGGAATTGTCCAAGATCAATCCTGAGATTAGTGATCGAACAAGTCAGATTGTTCTCAAGACGCTCCAGAAGACACCTGATCTCCGCTATGTCGACGCGACGCATCTCCGTGAAGAGATCGATCAAATTCTCAATGGAGGCGTGAGTCCGAACGCGATTCACCCAATTCTACCGCCAACCAAGGGATCGCTATTTGAAGCAAAATGGGACTGGGACCTCGACGGAAGTTCGGATGATTTATGGCCGTTGGTTTCCAATACCGAGCGCGTGAATGCGTCGGTCGGACTACCTCCTGTTGAATACGAGACACGTCGCGACGAGCAAGGTCAAAAGCATCGCTTCGGCTCGTTCAAACTTGGCTTTACCACGCTGACGTGGAAAGAACACCCATTTGAATGGGTCGAAGGCCGACGCCTCAACGTTCTCAGGGAATTCGAGAATGGTCCATTCCGCTGGTTCATTAGCCATGTCGAATTGAAAGCGAACCCGCAGGGCGGCAGTCGACTAACGCACCATGTTAAGATCGCGCCTCGCGGATGGCTGGGATGGCTATTGGCTTACGTCGAAGTCAATTTCAAAGGTCGAAAGCCACTCGACAAAGTTTATCGACGAATCAACGAAATGGTGATGGGGCGGTTGCAGGGCGGAAAAGCCAAGGACGCATACTTGCCACCGCATAGTATTTCGACGAACTCCCGCAAACGTCTCGATGCGGTGCGAACCAAGCTCATCGCCGAACAAGTGGATATAAACTGCCTGGAGACGCTTCTCGAATACATCATCGAGGCACCAGCACAGGAGTTAGCGAGAATTCGCCCGAGACGACTCGCTGAGCAGCTCGATATGGAAGTCAATGCCTTTGCCGCGACGTGCCTGGCTGCTTGCAGCGCCGGCTTGCTCGAATTGCATTGGGATATTCTGTGCCCGACCTGCCGAGTCGCCTCGGTCATAAAGGACACAATCAAGGAGATGGAACGCCACGCTCATTGCGATTCGTGCGAACACGATTTTGACGTCGATCTGGGCAAGACAGTCGAATTGGTGTTTAGCGTCCACCCGGAGATACGCGAAGCCGACCTCAAGACCTATTGCATTGGTGGCCCGGAACACGCTCCGCATGTGGTTGCCCAGGTTCGGATGGAAGCCGGAGAAACCTTGGAAGTTGACTGCCATCTGTCCCCGGGCTCGTACATCATTCGCAGTTCGCAGCTGCCGTACACGATCAACATTGTGGCAGACCCCTCAGCGGGTTCCAATCGAACGCTGGTCGACTTAGACCACGCTGATCGGCTTCGTCGCCCGATTCGAGTGTTCGCGGGCCGCCAGGTCTTTCAGTTGACCAATCATCACGCCGAGAGTCTCATTATTCGATTAGAGCGTTCCGCTTCACGCCGCGACGCCATTACCGCGGCGGAGGCACAGAAATTACCGCGATTCCGCGAGCTGTTCCCAGGCGAAAGCATCAGCCGTGATCGACTGTCGAACGTTTCCAACTGTGCCTTAATGGCCGTTCTGGTAACGAACATCGTCGACATGTTTGAAACACTGGGCGACTTGGTGACGTGCGAGCGAATCGAGCATGTGTTCGATGCGATTCGGTCGACCCTTTCAAGCTATGACGGGGAAGTGATTAAGGAAGCGGATGATCGAATCGTCGCACGTTTCAATACCGTGTCGGGCGCGATGCATGCAGCAAACGACCTTAATCGTGAATTCGGCGTAAATGCCTCCGATCAATACGCCAAGATTCAAATCGCGGTACACCGAGGCGTGGCCATGTCGACCAGCTTTAATGGTCGCGTGAGCTATGTCGGCAAATCGATTTCCTACTTAGGCCGCTTGTTGGATTCCGCCACCGGATCCGCATGGGTCGTCTCTGAAGATATTGCCCAGGACGAAAATTGCATGGAAACACTTGCAGAATCGCAGCTTCAATTGCGGAAGATACGCGGCGGCCAGGGCGAAGCCGTGTATGAAGTGTCAACCAAACAGAACATTGATTCAGCGACTTCCAACTGA